In Luteolibacter rhizosphaerae, the DNA window CGTCAATAGGCTATCGGGCGTTCATGCATCTTCCCTCGGTCTGCATCCCGCCGTATATTTTTACAGTGCTACAGGCCGCTATCAACCCACCGCCTTCATGGCCATGGTCGCGCTAATGCAGACTTTTGAGGAGAAGGATCTCTTCCGCGACTTTACAAGGATCCGGAGGAAATTTGAGAGTTTCCTGTTGGATCACCGCATCCTAGTAAACCAGGTCACAGTAAAATATGGAAGCGGCTCCAAAGGCTATGCACGCCTTCATCAACTTCTCTATTGGATCGTTGAACGCTTCATCAACGGATATGAAGAGAGTGCGATTCTAAAGGAGATGGCGTTGGACTCACGTTTTTCCTACCTCCAGCCCGCTGAGCGGCCGCAACTTTCAGGGAGGCAGGATTTTGATTCTGAATCTAAGTCTGCAGTCTTTCTTAGAGACGCATTGAGGGACCCATTACGATGCTCGATTTGCGGAGGACTTATCCATCTTAACGGCATTTCGATAGATCATGTGGTAAGAAAGTCGGACGGAGGAAAAGGATCGCCGGATAATGGGCAACTTACACATCCTTACTGCAACACGACCATTAAGAACTAGCTCAGCATTTATAAAGCCTTAAGAAGCACTCCGTGCGATTACCACTAGACCGGTAGAATTGCCTATTATCCTGCATGGATTAGCCCCTCACCTCTTCCCCAGCTCCTTCATCTCCAGCAGCCGCCTCCTCTCGAACACCCCCACCCGGCAGCCCTGCGCTTCCTGATAGAAGATCAACTGCCGCTCATCCGGCCAAAAGGTCCCCCGCGGCCGCGGGCGGGTCACGCCCACCTCCGGCACCTCGTTCATCATCGCGTAGACATGCGGTCCCAGGTGCTTCCGCTCATCGCTCGCGGGATTGCTCAGGCACCTCCACAGCGCCGCCGCCGTCATCCGGTTCGGCCGCAGCAGGCCATACTCCCGCACCAGTTCCCGCGCCTCCTCCCGATACTCCGCAGGTAGCTCGCCGAGCTCCGGCGGATCCGCCGGCACCCAGAAGTTCCGCGTCAGCCAGGCAAAGGCCCCGAGACTTAGGATCAGCGGCAGACCGAGGAAAAGGGCGAAGCGCTTGCGAGTCACAGGGCAGGGCGGGTTCCCCCCACATAGCACAGGCCAAGCTCGATTCCGCAATCCCGCAGATCCCCGGCTTGTTCAATCCCCCCGTCCCGCGCCGCGCCGATTGGAGTTCCTGCCTGCAGTATCCTTTCGTATCATCCGCTGAGCTTGGATCGTCAGGCGGCGGATCAGGCGTTCGAACCGAACCAATTGTGATGAGACATTGCCCCTTCACCATACTTGCCACCTTGTTCTTCACACAGGCTGGAATGGGCCAATCCACCGGCACCTTCACCGACTCGCGCGATGGGCAAACGTATAAGACGGTCAGCTATAAAGATCCGGTGACCGGCACCACGGTCACCTGGATGGCCCAAAACCTGAACTACAAGGTGCCGGGGAGCTACGCCTATGATGATAAGGAGAGCAACCGCACCGAGCTTGGCCTGCTCTACACCTGGGACGCAGCGAAGAAAGCATGCCCGGACGGTTGGCATCTTGCGACGGATAGCGAGTGGTCGATGCTGGTGGCCAGATTCGGTGGCACCGACAAAGCGGGCGAAGCGCTGAAGAGCGCCAGTGGCTGGACCGAGAACGGCAACGGCACCA includes these proteins:
- a CDS encoding FISUMP domain-containing protein; the encoded protein is MRHCPFTILATLFFTQAGMGQSTGTFTDSRDGQTYKTVSYKDPVTGTTVTWMAQNLNYKVPGSYAYDDKESNRTELGLLYTWDAAKKACPDGWHLATDSEWSMLVARFGGTDKAGEALKSASGWTENGNGTNSSGFNGLPAGIRRNDAYEVRGVMGFWWTSTPSVQEGKAWGWNFSYGGPGEKPLRAKAFRFDSTVSHAKSVRCVRD